From Pseudomonas sp. StFLB209, a single genomic window includes:
- a CDS encoding peroxiredoxin: MTLRLGDIAPDFEQDSSEGRIRFHEWLGNSWGILFSHPADFTPVCTTELGLTAKLKDEFTKRGVKAIALSVDPVDSHVKWIDDINTTQNTLVNFPILADADRKVSDLYDLIHPNASDTLTVRSLFIIDPNKKVRLIITYPASTGRNFNEILRVVDSLQLTDNHKVATPANWVDGDDVVIVPSLKDEEEIKQRFPKGYKAVTPYLRLTPQPNR, translated from the coding sequence ATGACACTGCGACTTGGCGATATCGCCCCTGACTTCGAACAGGACTCCAGTGAAGGCCGTATTCGTTTCCATGAATGGCTGGGCAATAGCTGGGGCATTCTGTTCTCTCACCCGGCGGACTTCACCCCGGTGTGCACCACCGAGCTGGGCCTTACCGCCAAGCTTAAAGACGAATTCACCAAGCGCGGGGTCAAGGCCATTGCCCTGTCGGTGGACCCGGTGGACTCCCACGTGAAGTGGATCGATGACATCAACACCACCCAGAACACCCTGGTCAATTTCCCGATCCTGGCGGACGCCGATCGCAAGGTCTCGGACCTGTACGACCTGATTCACCCCAATGCCAGTGACACCCTGACCGTACGTTCGCTGTTCATTATCGACCCGAACAAAAAGGTGCGTCTGATCATCACCTATCCGGCCAGTACCGGGCGTAACTTCAATGAAATCCTGCGGGTGGTCGACTCTCTGCAACTGACCGACAACCACAAGGTGGCCACCCCGGCCAACTGGGTGGACGGTGATGACGTGGTCATCGTGCCGTCGCTCAAGGACGAGGAAGAAATCAAGCAACGTTTCCCCAAAGGCTACAAGGCCGTCACGCCCTACCTGCGTCTGACGCCACAACCGAATCGCTGA
- a CDS encoding sulfonate ABC transporter substrate-binding protein, with protein sequence MRTTFLRQSLAALVAAALSLGVLSQAQAEDLRIGYQKYGTLVLLKAKGSLEKRLAEQGVKVQWTEFPGGPQLLEGLNVGSIDFGVTGETPPVFAQAAGADLLYVAYEPPAPTSEAILVPKGSPITSVKELKGKKVALNKGSNVHYLLVRALEEAGLKYSDIQTVFLPPADARAAFERGSVDAWVIWDPYQAAAEQQLQARTLKDGTGIVDNHQFYLATKPYAQKNPKIIQALVEEVRAVGEWSQANPEEVTKQVAPLLGLPADITLTSVKRQGYGAHFITPQVVEAQQKIADSFHQLKLIPKPLSIKDVIWTPPAAVAKAQ encoded by the coding sequence ATGCGCACCACCTTCTTGCGTCAAAGCCTGGCCGCTCTTGTTGCTGCCGCCCTGAGCCTCGGTGTTCTCTCCCAGGCGCAAGCCGAAGACTTGCGTATCGGTTATCAGAAGTACGGCACTCTGGTGCTGCTCAAGGCCAAGGGCTCGCTGGAGAAGCGGCTGGCCGAGCAGGGCGTCAAAGTGCAGTGGACCGAGTTCCCCGGTGGCCCGCAGTTGCTCGAAGGCCTCAACGTGGGTTCCATCGACTTCGGCGTGACCGGTGAGACGCCACCGGTGTTCGCCCAGGCGGCCGGTGCCGACCTGCTGTACGTGGCCTACGAACCGCCGGCGCCGACCAGCGAAGCGATCCTGGTGCCCAAAGGCTCACCGATCACTTCAGTCAAGGAGCTCAAGGGCAAGAAGGTCGCCCTCAACAAAGGCTCCAACGTGCATTACCTGCTGGTTCGGGCGCTTGAAGAAGCTGGCCTGAAATACAGCGACATCCAGACCGTGTTCCTGCCGCCCGCCGATGCCCGCGCCGCTTTTGAGCGTGGCAGCGTCGATGCCTGGGTGATCTGGGACCCGTACCAGGCCGCTGCCGAACAGCAGTTGCAGGCACGCACCCTGAAGGACGGCACCGGCATCGTCGATAACCACCAGTTCTACCTGGCGACCAAGCCTTACGCGCAGAAGAACCCGAAGATCATCCAGGCGCTGGTCGAGGAAGTGCGGGCGGTCGGTGAGTGGTCCCAGGCCAACCCTGAAGAGGTGACCAAACAGGTCGCACCGCTGCTCGGCCTGCCGGCTGATATCACCCTGACTTCCGTGAAGCGCCAAGGCTACGGCGCGCATTTCATCACCCCGCAGGTGGTCGAGGCGCAACAGAAAATCGCTGACAGCTTCCACCAGCTCAAGCTGATCCCCAAACCATTGAGCATCAAAGATGTGATCTGGACACCTCCTGCCGCTGTTGCCAAAGCACAGTGA
- the ssuC gene encoding aliphatic sulfonate ABC transporter permease SsuC, with translation MSLSASQRVLHRLAPWALPVLLLAVWQLSVSAGWLSTRILPAPSAVIEAGVSLVSSGEIWTHLAISGWRAGVGFAIGGGIGLALGFITGLTRWGERLLDSSVQMIRNVPHLALIPLVILWFGIDETAKVFLVALGTLFPIYLNTYHGIRNIDPALVEMSRSYGLSGFGLFRHVILPGAMPSILVGVRFALGFMWLTLIVAETISASSGIGYLAMNAREFLQTDVVVLAIVLYAVLGKLADVAARGLERVCLRWHPAYQVTKGGAA, from the coding sequence ATGAGCCTCAGTGCTTCACAACGAGTCTTGCACAGGCTGGCACCCTGGGCGCTGCCGGTGCTTTTGCTGGCCGTCTGGCAGCTCTCGGTCAGCGCCGGCTGGCTGTCTACCCGCATCCTGCCGGCGCCCAGCGCCGTGATCGAGGCGGGCGTCAGCTTGGTGTCCAGCGGCGAGATCTGGACCCACCTGGCAATCAGCGGCTGGCGTGCCGGGGTGGGCTTCGCCATCGGCGGCGGCATCGGCCTGGCGCTGGGTTTTATCACCGGTCTGACCCGCTGGGGCGAGCGCCTGCTCGACAGCTCGGTGCAGATGATCCGTAACGTGCCGCACCTGGCGCTGATTCCGCTGGTGATCCTGTGGTTCGGCATCGACGAGACCGCCAAGGTGTTTCTGGTGGCCTTGGGCACCCTGTTTCCGATTTACCTCAACACCTATCACGGGATCCGCAACATCGACCCGGCGCTGGTCGAGATGTCGCGCAGTTACGGGTTGTCAGGCTTTGGTCTGTTCCGCCACGTGATCCTGCCGGGCGCCATGCCGTCGATCCTGGTCGGGGTGCGCTTCGCGCTGGGGTTCATGTGGCTGACCCTGATCGTGGCTGAAACCATTTCTGCCAGTTCCGGTATCGGTTACCTGGCCATGAATGCCCGCGAATTCCTGCAAACCGATGTCGTGGTGCTGGCGATTGTGCTGTACGCAGTGCTTGGCAAGCTCGCCGATGTGGCTGCACGCGGCCTGGAGCGCGTGTGCCTGCGTTGGCACCCGGCTTATCAAGTGACTAAAGGCGGTGCGGCATGA
- the ssuB gene encoding aliphatic sulfonates ABC transporter ATP-binding protein: protein MTSLKQQQPAHLLRGIPLASHKLKKAFGNREVLKDIDLHIPAGQFVAVVGRSGCGKSTLLRLLAGLDKPTEGELLAGSAPLSQARDDTRLMFQEARLLPWKKIIDNVGLGLTGDWRPQALEALEAVGLAERANEWPAALSGGQKQRVALARALIHKPRLLLLDEPLGALDALTRIEMQQLIENLWRKHGFTVLLVTHDVSEAVAVADRVILIEEGRIGLDLIVDLPRPRARGSHRLAALEAEVLNRVLAIPGTPPDPEPVSPLPTQLRWAN, encoded by the coding sequence ATGACCAGTCTGAAACAGCAACAACCGGCGCATCTGTTGCGCGGCATCCCGCTGGCCTCGCACAAGCTCAAGAAGGCCTTTGGCAACCGCGAAGTGCTCAAAGACATCGACCTGCACATTCCGGCCGGGCAGTTCGTCGCCGTGGTCGGGCGCAGCGGTTGCGGCAAAAGCACCTTGCTGCGCCTGCTGGCCGGGCTGGACAAACCGACTGAAGGCGAGCTGCTGGCCGGCTCTGCGCCGCTGAGCCAGGCCCGCGATGACACCCGTCTGATGTTCCAGGAAGCACGTTTGCTGCCGTGGAAGAAAATCATCGACAACGTTGGCCTCGGGTTGACTGGCGACTGGCGCCCGCAAGCGCTGGAGGCGCTGGAAGCGGTCGGCCTGGCCGAGCGTGCCAACGAGTGGCCGGCGGCGTTGTCCGGTGGCCAGAAGCAGCGTGTGGCGCTGGCACGTGCATTGATTCACAAGCCACGCCTGTTATTGCTCGATGAGCCGCTGGGCGCGCTGGATGCCCTGACCCGCATCGAGATGCAGCAGTTGATCGAAAACCTGTGGCGCAAGCACGGCTTTACCGTACTGCTGGTCACCCACGATGTCAGCGAAGCCGTTGCGGTGGCTGACCGGGTGATCCTGATTGAAGAGGGCCGCATCGGCCTGGACCTGATCGTCGACCTGCCACGGCCGCGTGCCCGTGGCTCGCACCGCCTGGCGGCACTGGAAGCCGAAGTGCTCAACCGGGTGCTGGCAATTCCCGGCACACCACCGGACCCGGAACCCGTTTCACCCCTGCCTACGCAACTGCGTTGGGCCAATTAA
- a CDS encoding TOBE domain-containing protein has product MTIKAINVRNQFKGTIKEIVQGDVLSEIDVQTASGIVTSVITTRSVKELELAVGSEVIAFVKSTEVSIAKL; this is encoded by the coding sequence ATGACTATCAAGGCCATCAACGTTCGTAACCAGTTCAAAGGCACCATCAAGGAAATCGTCCAGGGCGACGTGCTGTCGGAAATCGACGTGCAGACCGCTTCGGGCATCGTGACCTCGGTCATCACCACCCGCTCGGTCAAGGAACTGGAACTGGCAGTGGGCAGCGAAGTGATCGCATTCGTGAAATCGACTGAGGTGTCGATCGCCAAGCTGTAA
- a CDS encoding Bd3614 family nucleic acid deaminase, translating into MYAKGLRMSMTRPEEGILFAWALADLVGQDVAICIEPSGVTAAAINTATAPHQGQSALVNLMRNGNPKRSAMVCLSYELTEMDQGMFQMSSCSGGLVWASAAQLHKGSVNNFAWTATAIATPTLGKWLSADRAKRIFEAKLWCARNRLDKRPVTPPQASTELSEVRGRLVRAYNPPVLKLPNLIAVPGYRVTPLSDAILMTLAYSIARLSWSEGSITTSDASGATRQTPFSENGGHNIACVIVDNTGKIIGWGRNHNAVGASLHGEVMAVLNYQRLNGTAIPHGSRIYSTLKPCYMCAGLLVTAAPGCTVISGQDDTNIVGSALDRAVSGCSTEVRTHETTGIELLRIQGSRSTTSSLATDRARGLMEDALYEFFTIGANIRGWELDLWMEGLELLKSISPHVETLRGYMLKGMV; encoded by the coding sequence GTGTACGCAAAGGGACTTCGAATGAGCATGACAAGACCGGAAGAAGGCATTCTGTTTGCGTGGGCATTGGCTGATCTTGTGGGACAAGACGTTGCAATATGCATCGAACCCAGCGGGGTGACAGCGGCGGCAATCAACACCGCAACGGCCCCTCATCAAGGGCAGTCAGCCCTGGTGAACCTGATGCGCAACGGCAATCCGAAGCGCTCCGCCATGGTCTGCCTCAGCTATGAGCTGACAGAGATGGACCAGGGCATGTTCCAGATGAGCTCCTGCAGCGGCGGTCTGGTCTGGGCCAGTGCAGCGCAACTGCATAAGGGCAGCGTGAACAACTTTGCCTGGACCGCAACCGCCATTGCCACCCCGACTCTGGGCAAATGGCTGAGCGCGGATCGCGCCAAACGCATTTTCGAGGCGAAACTGTGGTGTGCCCGCAACCGGCTTGATAAACGCCCCGTTACACCACCGCAGGCGTCCACGGAACTGAGCGAGGTACGTGGCAGGCTGGTTCGCGCCTACAACCCGCCCGTATTGAAACTCCCGAATCTGATTGCCGTACCGGGCTACCGGGTAACGCCATTGAGCGATGCAATCCTGATGACACTCGCTTACAGCATCGCCCGGCTGAGTTGGTCAGAGGGTTCGATTACCACCAGTGATGCCAGCGGCGCTACCCGGCAGACGCCCTTTTCCGAGAACGGAGGGCACAACATTGCGTGCGTCATCGTAGACAACACCGGCAAGATCATCGGCTGGGGCCGTAACCATAATGCTGTGGGGGCGTCATTGCACGGCGAAGTGATGGCCGTGCTCAACTACCAGCGCCTCAATGGCACCGCAATTCCTCACGGCAGCAGAATCTACAGCACATTAAAGCCCTGTTATATGTGTGCCGGCCTGCTGGTGACCGCAGCCCCTGGCTGTACAGTGATCAGTGGGCAAGATGATACAAACATCGTCGGCAGCGCCCTGGACCGGGCCGTGAGTGGCTGCTCGACAGAAGTGCGCACGCATGAAACGACCGGGATAGAGTTGCTTAGAATTCAGGGCAGCAGATCCACCACCAGCAGCCTGGCAACAGACAGAGCCCGGGGCCTGATGGAGGATGCACTCTATGAGTTCTTCACCATCGGGGCGAATATCCGCGGCTGGGAACTGGACTTGTGGATGGAGGGCCTGGAGTTGCTCAAAAGCATCAGCCCACATGTCGAAACCTTGCGCGGCTATATGCTCAAAGGCATGGTGTAG
- a CDS encoding TetR/AcrR family transcriptional regulator — protein MTRPATPRKPRAASQARIGSILTAARELLVSEGMDNLSIYSVAERAQIPPSSVYHFFASVPALLEALTADVHAAFRATLLEPVAHDSLRDWRDLSRVLEVRMLTIYNNDAAARQLILAQHGLAEVNQADHRHDIELGQLLQAVFARHFHLPVLPDDVDVFALAMELSDRVYARSMQLHEQITPRLAQEALRVFDAYLGLYLPPCLAKRPSEL, from the coding sequence ATGACCCGCCCCGCCACACCCCGCAAACCCCGTGCTGCCAGCCAGGCGCGGATCGGCTCGATCCTTACTGCCGCGCGGGAATTGCTGGTCAGCGAGGGCATGGACAACCTGTCGATCTACAGCGTGGCCGAGCGCGCACAGATCCCGCCGTCATCGGTGTACCACTTCTTCGCCAGCGTACCGGCCCTGCTCGAAGCGCTGACCGCCGACGTGCATGCGGCTTTTCGGGCCACCTTGCTGGAGCCAGTGGCGCACGACTCACTACGCGACTGGCGTGACCTGTCGCGGGTGCTGGAAGTGCGCATGCTCACCATCTACAACAACGATGCAGCGGCCCGCCAGTTGATTCTTGCCCAGCATGGCCTGGCCGAGGTCAATCAGGCCGACCACCGGCACGATATCGAGCTGGGCCAGTTGCTGCAGGCGGTGTTCGCCCGGCACTTTCATCTGCCGGTGCTGCCCGATGATGTCGATGTATTTGCGCTGGCCATGGAACTGAGCGACCGGGTCTATGCCCGCTCAATGCAACTGCATGAGCAGATCACCCCGCGCCTGGCGCAAGAAGCCCTGCGGGTGTTCGATGCCTATCTGGGCTTGTATCTGCCGCCCTGCCTTGCCAAACGACCCTCTGAACTCTGA
- a CDS encoding DUF6124 family protein yields MSIVIPAPPMHLEDTLLRVDQILRCAVATAYEAGEQLSGQQRDLAFSVMHLAEMAQSLVNQSLQAIEVR; encoded by the coding sequence ATGAGTATCGTTATTCCAGCTCCACCCATGCACCTCGAAGACACCCTGCTGCGTGTCGACCAGATACTGCGCTGCGCCGTCGCCACCGCCTATGAAGCCGGCGAGCAGTTGAGCGGCCAGCAACGTGACCTGGCCTTCTCGGTGATGCATCTGGCAGAAATGGCCCAATCGCTGGTCAACCAGTCGCTGCAGGCTATCGAAGTGCGATAG
- a CDS encoding glutamine synthetase family protein encodes MSVPPRAVQLNEANAFLKEHPEVLYVDLLIADMNGVVRGKRIERTSLHKVYEKGINLPASLFALDINGSTVESTGLGLDIGDADRICYPIPNTLCNEPWQKRPTAQLLMTMHELEGEPFFADPREVLRQVVSRFDEMGLTICAAFELEFYLIDQENVNGRPQPPRSPISGKRPHSTQVYLIDDLDEYVDCLQDILEGAKEQGIPADAIVKESAPAQFEVNLHHVADPLKACDYAVLLKRLIKNIAYDHEMDTTFMAKPYPGQAGNGLHVHISILDRDGKNIFTSEDPEQNAALRHAVGGVLETLPAQMAFLCPNVNSYRRFGAQFYVPNSPTWGLDNRTVAVRVPTGTADAVRIEHRVAGADANPYLLMASVLAGVHHGLTNKIEPGAPVEGNSYEQFEQSLPNNLRDALRTLDDSEVMAKYIDPKYIDIFVACKESELEEFEHSISDLEYNWYLHTV; translated from the coding sequence ATGTCGGTACCCCCGCGTGCCGTTCAGCTCAACGAAGCGAACGCGTTCCTTAAGGAACACCCTGAGGTTCTGTACGTTGACCTTCTGATTGCAGATATGAATGGTGTAGTGCGTGGCAAGCGAATCGAACGCACCAGCCTGCACAAGGTTTACGAAAAAGGCATCAACCTCCCGGCCTCGCTGTTTGCCCTGGACATCAATGGCTCCACAGTAGAAAGCACCGGCCTTGGCCTGGATATCGGCGATGCCGATCGCATCTGCTACCCGATCCCCAATACGCTGTGCAATGAACCGTGGCAAAAGCGCCCCACCGCGCAATTGCTGATGACCATGCACGAACTCGAAGGCGAACCCTTCTTTGCCGACCCGCGCGAGGTACTGCGCCAGGTCGTCAGCCGGTTCGACGAGATGGGCCTGACCATCTGCGCCGCATTTGAGCTGGAGTTCTACCTGATCGACCAGGAAAACGTGAACGGCCGCCCACAGCCACCGCGCTCACCGATTTCCGGCAAACGCCCGCATTCCACTCAGGTGTACCTGATCGACGACCTCGACGAGTACGTCGATTGCCTGCAAGACATCCTTGAAGGCGCCAAGGAGCAAGGCATTCCGGCTGACGCCATCGTCAAGGAAAGCGCCCCTGCGCAGTTCGAGGTCAACCTGCACCACGTGGCCGACCCGCTCAAGGCCTGCGACTACGCGGTACTGCTCAAGCGCCTGATCAAGAACATCGCCTACGACCATGAGATGGACACCACCTTCATGGCCAAGCCCTATCCGGGCCAGGCCGGCAACGGCCTGCATGTGCACATCTCGATCCTTGATCGCGACGGCAAGAACATTTTCACCAGTGAGGATCCCGAGCAGAACGCCGCATTGCGTCATGCGGTCGGCGGTGTGCTCGAGACCCTGCCGGCGCAGATGGCGTTCCTGTGCCCGAACGTCAACTCCTACCGCCGCTTCGGCGCGCAGTTCTACGTGCCCAACTCGCCAACCTGGGGCCTGGACAACCGCACCGTGGCGGTGCGCGTACCAACCGGCACCGCCGATGCCGTGCGCATCGAGCACCGCGTGGCGGGCGCCGATGCCAACCCGTATCTGCTGATGGCTTCGGTACTGGCAGGCGTGCACCACGGCCTGACCAACAAGATCGAGCCGGGCGCACCGGTCGAAGGCAACTCCTACGAGCAATTCGAGCAGAGCCTGCCCAACAACCTGCGCGACGCCCTGCGCACGCTGGACGACAGCGAAGTCATGGCCAAATACATCGATCCGAAATACATCGATATCTTCGTGGCCTGCAAGGAGAGCGAGCTGGAAGAGTTCGAGCACTCGATTTCGGATTTGGAGTACAACTGGTACTTGCATACGGTTTAA
- a CDS encoding glutamine synthetase family protein gives MSTNLDQLTDWLKEHKITEVECMMSDLTGITRGKISPTNKFIAEKGMRLPESVLLQTVTGDYVEDEIYYELLDPADIDMICRPDANAVYLVPWAIEPTAQVIHDTYDKQGNPIELSPRNVLKKVLKLYADQGWQPIVAPEMEFYLTKRSDDPDYPLQPPVGRSGRPETGRQSFSIEAANEFDPLFEDVYDWCELQNLDLDTLIHEDGTAQMEINFRHGDALSLADQIVVFKRTMREAALKHNVAATFMAKPMTGEPGSAMHLHQSVIDIQTGKSIFSNEDGTMSTLFLQHVGGLQKYIPELLPLFAPNVNSFRRFLPDTSAPVNVEWGEENRTVGLRVPDAGPQNRRVENRLPGADANPYLAIAASLLCGFIGMVEGINPSAPVVGRGYERRNLRLPLTIEDALERLENSKTIEKYLGKKFIVGYVAVKRAEHENFKRVISSWEREFLLFAV, from the coding sequence ATGAGTACCAATCTCGACCAGCTCACCGATTGGTTGAAAGAACACAAGATCACTGAAGTCGAATGCATGATGTCGGACCTGACCGGCATCACTCGGGGCAAGATCTCCCCCACCAACAAATTCATCGCTGAAAAAGGCATGCGCCTGCCGGAAAGCGTTCTGTTACAGACTGTGACCGGTGACTATGTAGAAGACGAGATCTACTACGAACTGCTCGACCCGGCCGACATCGACATGATCTGCCGCCCCGATGCCAATGCCGTGTATCTGGTGCCATGGGCTATCGAGCCGACGGCCCAGGTGATCCACGACACCTACGACAAACAGGGCAACCCCATCGAGCTGTCGCCGCGCAACGTGCTCAAGAAAGTCCTCAAGCTGTATGCCGACCAGGGCTGGCAGCCGATTGTCGCGCCGGAGATGGAGTTCTACCTGACCAAGCGCAGCGATGACCCCGACTACCCGTTGCAGCCGCCGGTAGGCCGCTCCGGGCGTCCCGAAACGGGCCGGCAGTCGTTCTCCATCGAGGCCGCCAACGAGTTCGATCCGCTGTTCGAAGACGTTTACGACTGGTGCGAACTGCAGAACCTCGACCTCGACACGCTGATTCATGAAGATGGCACGGCGCAGATGGAAATCAACTTCCGTCACGGTGATGCGCTGTCGCTGGCTGACCAGATCGTGGTGTTCAAACGCACCATGCGCGAGGCCGCGCTCAAGCACAACGTGGCTGCGACCTTCATGGCCAAGCCCATGACCGGCGAGCCGGGCAGCGCCATGCACCTGCACCAGAGTGTGATCGACATTCAGACCGGCAAGAGCATCTTTTCCAACGAAGACGGCACCATGAGCACGCTGTTTCTGCAGCATGTCGGTGGCTTGCAGAAATACATCCCCGAGCTGTTGCCGCTGTTCGCGCCCAACGTCAACTCGTTCCGCCGCTTCCTGCCTGACACCTCGGCGCCGGTCAATGTCGAGTGGGGCGAAGAAAACCGCACCGTCGGCCTGCGCGTACCGGATGCCGGCCCGCAGAACCGCCGCGTCGAAAACCGCCTGCCGGGCGCCGATGCCAACCCGTATCTGGCGATTGCCGCGAGTCTGCTGTGCGGTTTCATCGGCATGGTCGAAGGCATCAACCCCAGCGCGCCGGTGGTGGGGCGTGGCTACGAGCGCCGCAACCTGCGCCTGCCACTGACCATCGAAGACGCGCTGGAGCGCCTGGAAAACAGCAAGACCATCGAGAAGTACCTGGGCAAGAAATTCATCGTTGGCTACGTCGCGGTCAAGCGTGCCGAGCATGAAAACTTCAAGCGCGTGATCAGTTCCTGGGAGCGTGAGTTCCTGCTGTTTGCCGTCTGA
- a CDS encoding aspartate aminotransferase family protein gives MTVKNPQTLEWQSLSHQHHLAPFSDYKQLKEKGPRIITRAEGVYLWDSEGQQILDGMAGLWCVAVGYGREELVAAASRQMRELPYYNLFFQTAHPPALELAQAIGQIAPQGMNHVFFTGSGSEGNDTMLRMVRHYWAIKGQPNKKTIISRVNGYHGSTVAGASLGGMTYMHEQGDLPIPGIVHIPQPYWFGEGGDMRPDEFGVWAADQLEKKILELGVDTVGAFIAEPIQGAGGVIVPPDSYWPRIKEILARYDILFVADEVICGFGRTGEWFGSDYYGLEPDMMTIAKGLTSGYVPMGGLVVRDEVVAVLNEGGDFNHGFTYSGHPVAAAVGLENIRILREERVVERVKAETAPYLQKRLRELSDHPLVGEVRGVGLLGAIELVRDKVSRERYTGQSAGMICRTFCFENGLIMRAVGDTMIIAPPLVISLAQIDELVSKARQCLDLTWQALQG, from the coding sequence ATGACCGTCAAGAATCCACAAACCCTCGAATGGCAAAGCCTCAGCCACCAGCATCATCTGGCGCCTTTCAGTGACTACAAACAACTGAAGGAAAAAGGGCCGCGCATCATTACCCGCGCCGAAGGGGTGTACCTGTGGGACAGCGAAGGGCAGCAGATTCTCGACGGCATGGCCGGCTTGTGGTGCGTGGCGGTGGGCTACGGTCGTGAAGAGCTGGTCGCGGCCGCCAGTCGCCAGATGCGTGAGCTGCCGTATTACAACCTGTTCTTCCAGACCGCTCACCCGCCTGCTCTGGAGCTGGCGCAGGCGATCGGCCAGATTGCCCCGCAGGGCATGAACCATGTGTTCTTCACCGGCTCCGGCTCCGAAGGCAACGACACGATGTTGCGCATGGTGCGTCATTACTGGGCAATCAAAGGCCAGCCGAACAAGAAAACCATCATCAGCCGGGTTAATGGTTATCACGGCTCCACCGTCGCCGGTGCCAGTTTGGGTGGCATGACTTACATGCATGAGCAGGGCGATTTGCCGATTCCCGGGATTGTCCATATTCCCCAGCCGTACTGGTTCGGCGAGGGTGGCGACATGAGACCGGATGAGTTCGGTGTCTGGGCTGCCGATCAACTGGAGAAAAAGATCCTCGAACTCGGCGTGGACACGGTCGGCGCCTTTATCGCCGAGCCGATTCAGGGCGCTGGCGGGGTCATCGTGCCGCCTGACAGCTACTGGCCGCGCATCAAGGAAATTCTGGCCCGCTACGACATCCTGTTCGTGGCAGACGAGGTGATCTGCGGCTTCGGGCGTACCGGCGAGTGGTTCGGCAGTGACTACTATGGTCTTGAACCGGACATGATGACCATCGCCAAGGGGCTGACCTCCGGTTACGTGCCCATGGGCGGCCTGGTGGTGCGTGACGAAGTCGTCGCGGTGCTCAACGAGGGGGGCGATTTCAACCACGGCTTCACCTATTCCGGGCATCCGGTGGCCGCCGCCGTGGGCCTGGAAAACATACGTATCCTGCGCGAGGAACGCGTCGTCGAACGGGTCAAGGCAGAAACGGCACCTTACTTGCAGAAACGTCTGCGTGAGCTGAGCGACCACCCGTTGGTGGGCGAGGTGCGCGGCGTGGGTCTGTTGGGGGCAATCGAGCTGGTGCGCGACAAGGTCAGCCGGGAACGTTACACCGGGCAATCGGCGGGCATGATCTGCCGAACCTTCTGTTTTGAAAATGGCCTGATCATGCGAGCGGTCGGCGACACCATGATCATTGCGCCGCCACTGGTCATCAGCCTGGCGCAGATCGACGAACTGGTGAGCAAGGCGCGCCAGTGCCTGGATCTGACCTGGCAGGCGCTGCAAGGTTAA